A DNA window from Streptomyces canus contains the following coding sequences:
- a CDS encoding amino acid ABC transporter ATP-binding protein, which produces MTVETSRPEIEVRGLHKSFGTNEVLKGIDLEIGQGEVVCVIGPSGSGKSTLLRCVNLLEEPTKGQVFVGGTELTDPDVDIDAVRRRIGMVFQQFNLFPHLTVTENLTLPQRRVLRRDKAQAAKVAAENLERVGLAEKANAYPASLSGGQQQRVAIARSLSMGPEVMLFDEPTSALDPELVGDVLAVMRMLAREGMTMMVVTHEMTFAREVADRVVFMDDGLIVEDGTPAQVIGAPRHERTRHFLSRLLDPAMADVEEDGA; this is translated from the coding sequence ATGACCGTTGAGACGAGCCGGCCGGAGATCGAAGTACGCGGCCTGCACAAGTCGTTCGGCACCAACGAGGTCCTCAAGGGCATCGACCTGGAGATCGGCCAGGGCGAGGTCGTCTGTGTGATCGGGCCCTCCGGCTCGGGCAAGTCGACGCTGCTGCGGTGCGTGAACCTCCTGGAGGAACCGACGAAGGGCCAGGTCTTCGTCGGCGGCACCGAACTCACCGACCCCGACGTCGACATCGACGCGGTACGCCGCCGTATCGGCATGGTCTTCCAGCAGTTCAACCTGTTCCCGCACCTCACGGTGACCGAGAACCTCACGCTGCCGCAGCGCCGGGTCCTGAGGCGGGACAAGGCGCAGGCGGCAAAGGTGGCCGCGGAGAACCTGGAGCGCGTGGGGCTGGCGGAGAAGGCGAACGCCTACCCCGCCTCCCTCTCCGGCGGACAGCAGCAGCGCGTCGCGATCGCCCGCTCGCTGTCCATGGGCCCCGAGGTGATGCTCTTCGACGAGCCGACCTCGGCTCTCGACCCGGAGCTGGTGGGTGACGTCCTCGCGGTCATGCGGATGCTCGCCCGGGAGGGCATGACGATGATGGTCGTCACCCACGAGATGACCTTCGCCCGTGAGGTCGCCGACCGGGTCGTCTTCATGGACGACGGACTGATCGTCGAGGACGGCACCCCGGCCCAGGTGATCGGCGCCCCGCGCCATGAACGCACCCGCCACTTCCTCTCCCGGCTCCTCGACCCCGCGATGGCCGACGTGGAGGAGGACGGCGCCTGA
- a CDS encoding amidohydrolase family protein, with product MSDRAVLHVKGRILAGPEDVRDELWVVDGRISYDRPVAARDIRTVSGWALPGLVDAHCHVGLGAHGPVDQDVAEKQALADREAGTLLIRDAGSPSDTRWVDDREDLPKIIRAGRHIARTRRYIRNYAWEIEPEDLVAYVAQEARRGDGWVKLVGDWIDREVGDLAPSWPREAIEAAIAEAHRLGARVTAHCFAENSLEDLVESGIDCVEHATGLTEDLIPLFVSRGVAIVPTLVNIATFPKLADGGEAKFPRWSAHLRRLHERRYDTVRNAYDAGIPVYVGTDAGGTLPHGLVAAEVAELVTAGIPPLEALSATAWGARKWLGRPGLEEGAAADLVVYAQDPRTDVRVLANPLQVVLNGRVVQ from the coding sequence ATGAGCGATCGCGCGGTGCTGCACGTGAAGGGCCGGATCCTGGCCGGCCCCGAGGACGTCCGGGACGAGCTGTGGGTGGTCGACGGGCGGATCTCCTACGACCGCCCCGTCGCCGCCCGTGACATCCGTACGGTGTCGGGCTGGGCGCTGCCCGGTCTGGTGGACGCGCACTGCCATGTGGGCCTGGGCGCGCACGGTCCGGTCGACCAGGACGTGGCCGAGAAGCAGGCCCTGGCCGACCGGGAGGCCGGCACCCTGCTGATCCGCGACGCCGGGTCGCCCTCCGACACCCGCTGGGTGGACGACCGCGAGGACCTGCCGAAGATCATCAGGGCCGGCCGGCACATCGCCCGCACTCGCCGCTACATCCGCAACTACGCCTGGGAGATCGAGCCTGAGGACCTCGTGGCGTACGTCGCCCAGGAGGCCCGGCGGGGTGACGGCTGGGTCAAGCTGGTCGGCGACTGGATCGACCGCGAGGTGGGCGACCTGGCCCCCAGTTGGCCCCGGGAGGCCATCGAGGCGGCGATCGCGGAGGCCCACCGCCTGGGCGCCCGGGTCACCGCGCACTGCTTCGCCGAGAACTCCCTGGAGGACCTGGTCGAGTCGGGCATCGACTGCGTCGAACACGCGACGGGCCTCACGGAGGACCTGATCCCGCTGTTCGTCTCCCGGGGCGTCGCGATCGTGCCGACCCTGGTCAACATCGCGACCTTCCCGAAGCTCGCGGACGGCGGCGAGGCCAAGTTCCCCCGCTGGTCCGCCCATCTGCGCCGACTCCACGAACGCCGCTACGACACCGTACGGAACGCCTACGACGCCGGCATCCCGGTCTACGTCGGCACGGACGCGGGCGGCACCCTCCCGCACGGCCTGGTGGCGGCGGAGGTCGCGGAACTGGTGACGGCCGGCATCCCCCCGCTGGAGGCCCTGTCGGCGACGGCATGGGGCGCCCGGAAGTGGCTGGGACGCCCCGGCCTGGAAGAGG
- a CDS encoding amino acid ABC transporter permease: protein MTATDAQLQPRKKGLTRRQKRSLSRGVQYVVFVGVVIAFAVSADWGRLKNQFAQADIADQMFPDVITLALKNTVLYTLSGFVVGLVLGMVIALMRLSSVGPYRWFAGVYIEIFRGLPALLIFIFIGVAVPLAFPGTEIIGGTYGKVALALGLVAAAYMAETIRAGIQAVPKGQMEAARSLGFSPARAMVSIVIPQAFRIILPPLTNELVLLFKDSSLVLFLGVTLEERELSKYGRDLASTTANSTPILVAGLCYLLVTIPLGFVVRRMEAKAQEAVK from the coding sequence ATGACCGCTACGGACGCACAACTCCAGCCTCGTAAAAAGGGTCTGACCCGACGTCAGAAGCGCAGCCTGTCCCGTGGCGTCCAGTACGTCGTCTTCGTCGGCGTCGTGATCGCCTTCGCGGTCTCGGCGGACTGGGGGCGGCTGAAGAACCAGTTCGCGCAGGCGGACATCGCCGACCAGATGTTCCCCGACGTCATCACCCTGGCGCTGAAGAACACCGTGCTCTACACGCTGTCCGGCTTCGTCGTCGGACTCGTCCTCGGCATGGTCATCGCGCTGATGCGGCTGTCGTCGGTGGGTCCGTACCGCTGGTTCGCCGGCGTCTACATCGAGATCTTCCGCGGTCTGCCCGCGCTGCTGATCTTCATCTTCATCGGCGTGGCCGTACCGCTCGCGTTTCCCGGTACGGAGATCATCGGCGGCACGTACGGCAAGGTCGCCCTCGCGCTCGGTCTGGTCGCGGCGGCGTACATGGCGGAGACGATCCGCGCGGGCATCCAGGCGGTGCCCAAGGGGCAGATGGAGGCGGCCCGTTCGCTGGGCTTCTCACCGGCCCGCGCGATGGTCTCGATCGTCATCCCGCAGGCGTTCCGGATCATCCTCCCGCCGCTGACCAACGAGTTGGTGCTCCTGTTCAAGGACTCCTCCCTGGTGTTGTTCCTCGGCGTCACCCTGGAGGAGCGCGAACTGTCCAAGTACGGCCGCGACCTGGCCAGTACGACCGCCAACTCCACGCCGATCCTCGTCGCGGGGCTGTGCTATCTGCTGGTGACGATCCCGCTCGGGTTCGTGGTCCGCCGTATGGAGGCCAAGGCCCAGGAGGCCGTGAAATGA
- a CDS encoding transporter substrate-binding domain-containing protein codes for MNTLSGRRTRVLAATTATAGLLLVAACTSSDDGGSGSKTAAGGVELVKGGQLTTCTHLPYPPFQSEIDGKVQGFDVSLIDLVAKDLGVKQEILDTPFENFKTGAFLNSGECDLAAAGMTITEERKKNVDFSDPYFDATQALLVAKGSGISSLADAKAKKVQLGAQAQTTGEDYVKSQGFDPVSFESSDAVLNGLRSGQVKAVVIDYPVVQGWLKNKANADAFQVADNINTGEQYGFTVKKGNSKLLAAVNKALSDAKADGTYKKLYEKWIGPYDESVASPSAS; via the coding sequence GTGAACACCCTCTCCGGGCGCCGGACCCGCGTCCTGGCCGCCACCACCGCGACGGCCGGGCTCCTGCTCGTCGCTGCCTGTACCTCCAGCGACGACGGCGGCAGCGGTTCGAAGACCGCCGCGGGCGGGGTCGAACTGGTCAAGGGCGGGCAGCTCACCACCTGCACCCACCTGCCGTACCCGCCCTTCCAGTCGGAGATCGACGGCAAGGTCCAGGGCTTCGACGTCTCGCTCATCGACCTGGTGGCCAAGGACCTGGGGGTGAAGCAGGAGATCCTCGACACCCCCTTCGAGAACTTCAAGACCGGCGCCTTCCTCAACTCCGGCGAGTGCGACCTGGCCGCGGCCGGTATGACCATCACCGAGGAGCGCAAGAAGAACGTCGACTTCTCGGACCCCTACTTCGACGCCACCCAGGCACTCCTGGTCGCCAAGGGCAGCGGGATCTCCTCGCTCGCCGACGCCAAGGCGAAGAAGGTGCAGCTCGGCGCCCAGGCGCAGACCACCGGCGAGGACTACGTCAAGAGCCAGGGCTTCGACCCGGTCTCCTTCGAGTCCTCCGACGCCGTCCTCAACGGCCTGCGCTCCGGCCAGGTCAAGGCCGTCGTCATCGACTACCCGGTCGTCCAGGGCTGGCTCAAGAACAAGGCCAACGCCGACGCCTTCCAGGTCGCCGACAACATCAACACCGGCGAGCAGTACGGCTTCACGGTGAAGAAGGGCAACAGCAAGCTGCTGGCCGCCGTCAACAAGGCGCTCTCGGACGCCAAGGCCGACGGCACGTACAAGAAGCTCTACGAGAAGTGGATCGGTCCGTACGACGAGTCGGTCGCGTCCCCCTCCGCCTCATGA